CAGGGCAAATGATGGGCGATGTGCTGTCCCTGGTGATTTCGCTTGCTACCTCCTCCGGACTGGTTGCGGCAAGAAAGCCGCTTTTCCAGCCGGAAGAAGGGGTTAGCAAGTTGTTTACTGGGCCTGGTTTGTCTCGGGTTTCTGGACAGGCATGGCCTCCAGTTTTTCCTTTAGCTCCTTGAGCTTTTCCTTTACCCGTGTGGCGTTATCGGGACCCATACGGATCATCAGTTTTTGAATGCCGGGTAGTTTCTCCAGTTTTGGATCGGCAAACTTGTAATACACTGACGGCCGTACTAGCTGGATGGGGCCCTCTATCTCCGGTGCTGCCAACACCTGGTCAATGGCCTCAATGACTATCTGGTGGAAAGTCTTGTTACGAATGCCCAGCTCGCCCCAAGCCTGGGACAGACGCGGGTACCAGTATTGATAGAGACCTACAGCAGTATCAGTGTTCATCAGTGCGAACAATCGTACCGGCTGGTCGTACCGGCGATAGTTGTCGGGTGATAATTGGTAGCCCTCCATAGATGAGCCAGTAACAATAATCGGGCCGCGAATCGTTTTTAGCGGCCGATGCTTGTGAATCAACTCTCCACGAGAACCTGCATTGGCAGCGGCGACCCACTTGCGAATCACCTCATCGGGCACCAGCCAGCGGGAAAGGGCGTTGTCTGGGGCCAGAGCCATCAAGTCGTCGTAAGCGGTCTTATCACTCTCATTCAGAGGGGGAGGGGGTTCCCTGGCAGGTTCTTCCGCCGGTGCGGGTTCCTGGGGTTCCGGTGCGGGAGCTGCCACCTCAGGCTGTGTCATTGTTTCCGGTTCGGGGGTGGTTTGGGGCTCTTCGATTACTTTGGTGATGGGAACTTCATTCTTCTTTTCCTCGCCGGTCCACAACCAATAGGCTGCTGCGGCGACGACAATCACCACAATAATTCCGATGATCCACCCTTGCCTAGACTGGTGTTCCGACATTCCCTGCCTCCTTTTTGCTTCTATCAGAATGTAATGGTTGGACCACGGCAAAGCCCTGCGGTTTCTTCGTGGTGCATGAGTTTTACATTACTCTCCGCCGGGGCCAGTCGCAAAGGGGAATTGCATTTTCGTATAGTGATGAAGGGAAGCTCACATATGCGGTGTTACACATTTAAGAGCCTTAGACTACGCCCCCTTGTGGGAGGATGTGTGTTCTACTGTGCATATTAGAGTGGACTGGACAAATAGCGACCGGTAGAAAAGAGAGGAAATAATGCATAAATTGACCAGCTTTTTGATGGCCATGTTGATCGGAGTCGCACAAGCTGCTGCTGCCATCGAGCCGGTAGATCCTTTCTGGCGCAATGCGACTGTTTATTTCATGTTGCCGGATCGTTTCTCTAATGGCGATACGACAAACGATTTTCCCTATGGTCGTAAAGACAATGCTGCCTATTTACGCGGCTTTGAAGGCGGGGACCTACGCGGAGTGATCGATAAAATTGAGGCTGGATATTTTAGTGATCTCGGGGTGGATGCTATCTGGATGGCCCCGGTGATTGAGAATATCCACGGCTTCAACGATTCAGACAAGCGTACCTATGCTTTTCATGGATACTGGCCCAAGGACTGGACCGCTGTAGATGCCAACTTCGGTACTGAGGTCGAGCTGGCAGAGTTGATTGATGCTGCTCATAGTCGTGGTATCCGCGTATTAATGGATGTGATTCTCAATCACACAGGACCTGTTACCGAGCAGGACCCAGCATGGCCCATCACCTGGTTACGTGATGGCCAACAGTGCGACTGGTCGGATTATACCGGTAATGTTGAATGTGCAATTCATGCGAACCTCACCGATATCCTCACCGAGAGTGAGGAGGCTGTGGAGCTGCCGCCGCAACTGGTGGAAAAGTGGAAAAGAGAGGGCCGCCTGGAGCAAGAGCAGCGCGAGTTGGAGGTGTTCTTTGAGCGTACTGGTTATCCTCGCGCGCCCAAGTACTATCTAATCAAATGGTTGACCGACTGGGTGCGCGAGTACGGTGTCGATGGATTCCGCGTAGATACCGTTAAACACGTTGAGGCAGAGGCCTGGGCAACACTGAAAAAAGAGGCAGACCTGGCTCTGGAGGAGTGGAAAGCCAAAAACCCGCACAAGAAACTTAATGATCGTGATTTCTTTATGGTGGGGGAGGTCTACCACTTTGGTGTGAATAATTATGGTCCCACAGTCGGACGCGCCTACGACTATAGCGATAAGAAGGTGGATTTTTATCAGTATGGTTTTGACAGCCTGATTAACTTCGATTTTGCTCAGGTTGCCGGACAGTCTCACGAGGAGATTTTTTCCAGTTATTCGAGCGCGCTGAATAATAGTGACCTGAAAGGGCTTGGGGTGCTTAATTACCTGGGGTCACATGATGATCATCACTCTTTTGATCGCGAACGCCAGCAAACAAAAAGCTCCGCCACCAAATTGATGCTGGCTCCCGGTGCAGTGCAGATTTATTACGGCGATGAGCTGGCACGACCGATGATTGATAAACGTGCTTATGGCGATGCTTCCATGCGTACCAATATGAACTGGGACGACCTGAAAAAGCCTGAGATCCGTAAATTATTGGCCCACTGGCAGAAACTCGGCCAGTTCCGCCAGGCTCATCCGGCAGTCGGTGCCGGTGAACATCAAAAACTTGCAGACAACCCCTATACTTTTGCTCGCACCTTATCGGGTGAACAGCCGGTTGTTGTCGCCCTGGATGTACCCCAGGGAAAGAAAACTATTTCTGTAAAAGGGGTTTTTGCCGATGGCCTCGAGCTGATGGACTACTATTCGGGTAAGCGTACGAAAGTGAAAGTTGGGAAGGTAACTCTTGTTACCGATGGTGAATTGTTGTTGCTTTCAGCCAAGCTGAAGAATAAATAGATTATATAAAAAAGCCCCGGTAATTTTTATATTGCCGGGGCTAATATAAGTTTATATAAGTTGCTTAATCGCCTTTCATGTCGGTGCTGGTGAACTGGTTGCAGACCATCACATCCACATCCAGCTGGCCGATAACGCGCTCGGCGGTATTACCTCGCAAGAATGAACCGGTCTCACCATACTGGTTCATTGTTCCCATCACCACCAAGTCCGCATCAATTTCTCGGGCCACTTCTTCAACCACATCACTGGTATAGCCGCGTTTTACGTGGATACGATGGGTGGGGACACCGGTCTTATCGGCAAGCTTGGCCAAGGCGCCGCGATCCGGGTATAGCATGGAATCCAGGTACGCATTGACCAGGTGTAATTCGGCACCATAGTGTCCGGCGATATAAGTAGCGCGTTCACTGATTTGACGGTTTAACTGGCGCTGTTCCAGAGTCTTTGCCTGGTAATTCACGGTGGCCAGCACAACTTTGCGCTCCTCCTTGGCACCAGGGCGGATTAGTACCACCGGGCAACGCGCGGTCTTCAGCACCCGCCATTTAGACTCAGCAAAGGTAAATCGACGGCTGGATTTTGCATGTACTGGAAGGTAGATCATTTCTGCGTTGCAGCGTTTGGATTCCTGTACGATGGCAGCTTGCCAGTCGCTGGACCAGCACACGGTAATTTCACAGGTGAGTCCGGCGGCGGAAATGGGATCGCGGATCTGTTCGCGGAACCAGGACTCGTCGCGGAAGAGGTGATCGTTCACTGCGCGAGTGTCTACGGCCTCGCCATCAACTGCCACAAATACCGCCAAACGCGGTTGGGGATTCCGGTCCCGCGAAGTGGTCAGGGCTCGCTCCAGAGCTACATGCTTTTCATCGTTGGGGTCCACTACCACGAATACGGTGCTTTGTTGCTCCATTTTTCCTCCAGATCAAAGGGTATTTCCGGTCCCTGCCTTATGCAGTTGACTCTTGGGTCTAATCTATCACGGGGCGCTGGTGGCGAGGAGTTTTTGTTATAGAGAAACGTTGAATTAGGCGCCATTCCACGCTGCCCGAAGCCGCATAATGAAGTAACTTGGTTTAGCTGTGTTGAGGCAGATCAAGTGCTTGAGTATCTTGGTGGTGATCAGACTCGGAGTTGCATGCTGACTTTTATGAGGCTGGAAAATTTCTGGAAGTGCCAGAATCAATCAAGAGGCTCAGGCTGTTTATTTAGCAATTTTCCAGCAAAATCTCTCTAAGGTTTGGTGGATTGTATACGGCCGGATTAGTGACGAAGCTTGGCAAAACCAGGGTAGAAGCTTACTTTCCATTGCTTTTCTCATGATAAGAAAAGTTACATCAGGATCTACGAAAGAGAGTGTCATAAAGTACGTATAAACATACATTTATTTTCCGGAATTTGATTTTGCAGCCCCTCTAAGAGTATACCGCCAGCACAGAGATGAATACCCACCTGGCATCAAACTAATGACCAAAGAATACATTGAGAGAGTACGAACTTGATTAGCAGGTGCGTAGAATAGTAGCAGCGTCTGTTTTTGGAGTTGGCCTGATACTGGAGGCCGTTGGATGACAATTCACACTGGTAAACCGGATTCCTCTAAAAGGATAGGCCTACAGGTTTGTCTGCGAGAGGAATTCTGTACTGAAAATATTTTCATCTGACGACAGGCCTACCGCAGCGATGAGGAGTTATTGGATTACGTTTTATAGCACTACGCCAATCACATTTTTCCACTCATAGTCAGTATGTACTTTCAGCCTGAGATATCTAAACTTGATTCTACGTGTAATAAAATGAAATTTTATTTAGGTGTTTCTTGGTTAGCCTACAGAATGATTATTACTCAAGCTACCCTTCACTGATTAGCCTCTCTCTGTCTACAGAAGTTTAAACCTGAGCTATGTTCTTGTTTGTAGCTGCACTAATCCTCCCTTGGCGTAGAGCAAATCATTGCACAAAAAGCCACTACGCCCCCCTCTAGGGGGATGTGTGCGTTAGTACCACTTGCTTATTCTGTCATAGACCACACCCCCGGAAGAGGGTCGGTCATTAGGCCAAAGCCATGTATTTTTGGGGCGAAATCCTCAAACTCGGGTCAGATATCACAAGAATAAGTATGGTCACCACTGATGAGAGGTTTCACTCCCAGCCGTTTACCTATTCGGTTAACGACCTTTCACCTGATTCCCAATGGCAGTCATCTCGAGCTGTTGTCGATAGATATTTCTGCGTTATACCAGATGGGAATGCCTGTGCCTGCCTGCTTACTCTTACATTCTGGTTCTCCGTGGTCGTTGTAGGCCTTATTTGCACTTAAACAGCGCGATATTGGGAGTGGCCAGCGCTGACCAGTTGGGCCTGGATAGCCTGAAAAATTTCCCGATCTTCCAAAAAATAACAGCGAAAGATGAGAGATAAGGAAAACTAAAATGAAAAAAAATATTGCTCTGAGAAGCTTACTGGGAGGTGCGGGCATTGTGCTTGGTGCATTGTCCAGTAGTCACGTGAGTGCTGGTACTGCCTTTGTGCATTTGTTTGAGTGGAGCTGGAATGATATCGCCAGTGAGTGTGAGAACTTCCTCGGTCCCAAGGGCTTCGATGCGGTGCAGATATCTCCGCCCAATGAGCATATCAGTCACTCAACCTGGTGGGCGCGTTATCAGCCGGTGACATATACAAATCTCACCAGTCGCAGTGGTACTGAGCAGGAGCTGCAAAGCATGATCAGCCGTTGCAATGCAGTGGGTGTTAAAGTTTATGCTGATGTGGTGATTAACCATACTGCCGCCTGGAGTGGCGGTGGTACAGGCTGGGGGGGCACCCAATGGACACTTCTGAACCACCCGGAGTTCTCATCCTGGGATTACCACTCTGATTGCACCATTGATAATTACAGCGATGCAAACAACGTCTGGAATTGTCGCCTCAGCGGCTTACCGGACTTGAATACCGGCTCCAACTATGTCCAGCAAACCCTGGCGGACTATCTGAATAAACTGCAGGGCATGGGGGTGGCAGGATTCCGTGTAGATGCAGTCAAACATATGTCTCCGGGTGATATGCAGGGCATTATGAGTAAGGCCGGCAATCCATGGATTTTCTCAGAAGTGATTGGTGCAGCGGGGGAAGCCTCTGAAATTCAGCCTTCCAACTACACTTTCCTTGGCCATGTAACGGAATTTAAATATGGGACTGATGTCGCCAGTAATTTCAATGGCCAGATTAAAAATCTGGCCAGTATAGGTGAGAGCTGGGGACTACTGTCTTCAAGTGATGCAGTACATTTCATCGATAACCACGACCGGGAACGCGGACATGGTGGTGGTGGTAATCTGACCTATCACGATGGAGCCAAGTACAACCTGGCCAATGTGTTTATGCTGGCACATCCCTATGGTTATCCCAAGATAATGTCTGGATACAACTTTTCCGATACTGATATTGGTCCTCCCAGTAATGGCCCAAATAATTGTCAGAACGGTGACTGGGTCTGCCAGCATCGCTGGGGCAATATCGCCAATATGGTGGGCTTCCGTAACTATGTCGACGGCACCTCTATGGACAACTGGTGGGACAATGGCAATAACCAGATTGCCTTTGGTCGTGGAAATAAGGGCTTTGTGCTGATCAACAATGAGAGCAGTTCTTTAAGGCAAACCCTCTATACCGGTATGCCTGCGGGAGAGTATTGCAATGTGCTGGCTGGCGATGAAGAGTGCAGTGGTGATGTAATTGAGGTTGATAGCAATGGTTTTGCAACATTCAATGTCAATGCCAATTCTGCGGCCGCGATTCATGGCGGCCAATTGGCAACACCCTGTGATAATTGTTCCGGTAATGGGTTTTCACAGTTGAATTTCCGCGGTACGGCCAATAACTGGGGTGCCCAGGCGATGACTCTGATAGGAGATAATATCTGGCGTACTACTGTAATGTTTGATGGCGGTAATAATCAGCGTTTCAAGTTTGATATAAGTACTGACTGGAGTGAGAACTACGGAGACAATAACGCCGATGGTATTCTTGAGTTGGGTGGTAACGATATTTATACCAGTGTGGCTGGTACTTATATCGTCGAGGTGAACGATAAAACACTCGGGTATTCGCTTACCTGTGTCGATTGCAGCAGCCATACTTCAAATTTTTCCTCACTTTACTTCCGTGGAACGCCTAACGGCTGGGGTGCTGAGCCTATGCAGTTAGTAGCAAACAATATTTGGGAAATTCAGGTCAATTTTGATGGCCAATCCCAGCAACGTTTTAAATTTGATGTCAGTGGCGACTGGAGTGAGAACTACGGCGATAATAATGCCGATGATATTCTTGAGCGGGGTGGATCTGATATTTACACCTCTGTTATTGGAAGTTACAAAATACAGGTGAATGATCAGACGATGACTTATGATCTGATAGTAGATTGAGCTTCCATTTGATTTAAAATAAAAACCCAGCTATAAGCTGGGTTTTTATTTTAAATCATCAATAGGGGGTCATATTTTCAAGCTTAAATATATGGCTTTTAAAGGGGGAAAGAGCCAGCCTTATTCGACCTTGCCCATTGAGAATAATTAGCTGTTGCTCTTCATCGGTGATTTGCCCATTCAGTTGATAATTGCCGTCTTTCAAGTACCACTGTTTAATAAGCTTCTCTGGAATCAGCAAGTCGAAATTCGCAGTTACATTATCAAAATTAGCGACTACTAAGAGTTTTTCAGTTTTATCCCAACGAGCAAAAGAAAATTGCTTTTCCCCATAGTCCGAGTTTTGGCTGCGGTTGTAGTTATGCAAATCCATATAGTGACCACGCAGAGCGGGACTATCTGTGGAAAAATTGAGCAGGCGTTGGTAAAAACTGCGTAACCCCTTCTCGTCATTCGTTAGCAAGTCTGAATTAAAAGCACCTTGGTTGTTCCATCGGCGTACACTCGGCACTGACCAGTAGTCGAAAATAGTGGTACGGCTGGCTTTGCCAAAACCGGCGTCCTGGCTGGCGGGTTCCCCTAATTCCTGGCCAAAGTACACCAGGGTGGGGGCAGGGGAGAGCGCGGCGGAAACCAGCATTGCGGGTTTGCCCGCTTGGGAGTTACCAGCGAACTGCGGACTGGCGATACGCTGTTCGTCGTGGTTCTCCATAAAACGCAGCATATGGGAGGAGATATCCATCAGGTTTGCTTGAATTTCCGCGATTTTATCAGTGCTGCCTTTGTCCTCCATTACCGCGCGAATGGCATCGTAGGTGCCGACTTTATCGTAGAGATAGTCCATTTTCCCAAGGCGCAGGTAATCGCGGTAGCGTTCCGGAGTATAGATTTCAGCAAGCAGTAGCGTATCGGGGTTGTGCATTTTGATAGAGGAATTCAGGTAGCTCCAGAATTCCACCGGTACCATTCCGGCCATATCGTAGCGAAATCCATCTACGCCGAAGTCCAGCCAGTAGTGGGTGATATCGCGGAATTTTTTCCAGGTGTCAGGTACTTTCTTGTTGGACCAAAACTGGGCATGGGCGCGGTAGTCGCGTTCGGCATAATGTTGGGGTAACTCGGTATAATCCTTGCTGCCATCGGGGCGAATACCGAAGTTAATTTTTACTGTCTCGTACCAGTCATGCATGGCGGGTTGTGCGCTGCGTGCGCCGTTGCCGGTCCACTTGGCTGGGCTCTCTGCAAACTTCCCATTGGCAAGGGGGTTGGCTTCCCCATTGAGTGGTTGGTAGCCAGCTTTGGCTACAGGCACGCGAAAGTCTTCACCCACGACGTAGTAGAAATTATTGTTGCGGGCGTAGGTGACCTGGGTGTTGTCATCGGCACCGAAGTCCCGTACGCCCCGTGGCTTGTGTTGGGATTGATAGGCTCGGGCTACATGGTTGGGCACTATATCGATAATCACTTTCAGGCCGGCCTCGTGGCTGCGTTCCACCAGTGCACGGAATTCCTGTAATCGTTCAGCGGGATTATCGGCCAGATCTGGGTTTACGCTGTAGTAATCCTTAATGGCGTAGGGGGATCCAGCGCGGCCTTTGACCACGTCTGGATCGTCGTTACTGATTCCGTACTCGCTGTAGTCGCCAACGAGTGCGTGGTGCAGGGCACCGGTGTACCAGATATGGGTGGCACCCAGATTGCGAATTTCTTCTAATGCTTTTGGGGTGAAATCAGAAAATTTGCCCACACCGTTTTCTTCGATTGTGCCCCAGGACCTGTTGGTATCGTTAGTGTTACCAAATAGGCGTGGTAGCACCTGATAGATAACCGCTTTTTCTTCGGCCATTTTTGGAGCGGGCTGTATCTCTTGGGATTTATTTTCCTGGCTACAGCCGCTAATAACGAATAGTGCAGCGGCGAGGAGTTTGGCAATAAACAGGGAATGTACTGTCTTCATGGGTTCCTGAATACTTTGAATGTGTATTTTTAATCGCAAAAAGCCGATCGCTGGGCTATGGGTTTGTGAGGATTAAATCCAGCCGGTCTTTATGCCAGTCAAACTTAACCCACAACTGCTGGTTGCGCTTGTGGTACCAGGCTCCATGACTGGCCCGGTTAAAGTCTTTTTCACTGTCGAAAATAGGCAGGGATTCACCGCTGATCCGCAATTGCGCTGGCACCTGTTGCCAGTTGTGGATTTTTAATGTGACTGTGCGGGATTCCGGTACTCCGGTATAGCCCTCGCCTTCTCGTTTGAGGACAAAGGTCAAACCTTGTTTATTCCGCCCAGCAGAGAAATGTAATTTTTCGTAGTGACCCTTTTCAAAAGCCTGCGCTGTAGCTCCATCATCTTCATAAATATAACGCTGGGAATTTGGCGCAGATTCGTGGGCGTAGTAGTCCAAGGTCAGCTTTTTACTGGAATAGTCACGGCTGGTTTGGATATCGCCGATGGTGGGAATAATGGCGCCGGCACGCACTAATACTGGGATGGTTTTCAGGTCCACTTTTATCTGGGCCTGGTCGCCGGTGTATTGCTTATCACTCCAGTAATCGAACCAGGTACCGCCGGGTAGCTTTACTGCCACTTCATCGACATCGGCCTCTACCACAGGGGCTACCAGGAAATCCTGACCCCACAAGTAGGCATCTTTGTAATCGAGAAGGGAGAGGTCGCTCTCGTTTTCAAAAAACAATGGGCGCATCAGCGGTATGCCGGTCTGGCTGTTTTCGAAGGCAAGGGTGTAGTTGTAAGGCATTAGGCGATAGCGCAATTTTACGTACTCGCGCAGGATATTGCGGGTTCGACGGTCGTGGAACACCGGTTCTGAGGCGATATGTTCCTGGGCGTGGGGGCGATAGACCGGTTGGAATACGCCGTATTGCAACCAGCGGATATAGAGCTCGCGATCAAATTTCTCGCCGCCGGCAAAGCCACCCAGATCGGAGTGGGTGTAACCAAAGCCCAGCAAGCCCATACTCAAAGCCAACTCTACCTGGGGTTGTAAGCCACCCCATTCCCGCGCCACGTCGCCGGTCCAGGGAATCATGCCGTAGCGCTGGGAGCCGGCAAAACCGGCACGCATCATAATAAAAGGACGGCGTTCCGGGTATTTTGCGGTTTGGCGTTCATACAGGAGCTGTGCCCAGGCGTGGCCAAAGGTATTGTGTACTTCATCGGCCATACCGATCGCGTGAACGGTATCGGCGGGGTGAACTTCCGGTTCGCCCAGGTCGCCCCACCAGCCGGAGACGCCCTGCTCCAGCAGGTTGTCGTAAATATTCCAGAACCAGTCGCGGCCATCTTCGGAGAAGACATCGATCAGGCCAGTGTTGCCGAAATAGAAGTCGAAGCGCTTGGGCTCCCCGGCCAGGTTTTTTGCCAGGGCATTATTGGCTACGGCCTCCTGCCAGCGTTCGGAGGTGGAAAGCACAAAGGGCTCGGTCACCAGGATGGTGTTGATACCGCGCTCTTTGAGGTCGGCCATCATTTTCTCTGGCTTGGGGAAGGCTTCTTTATCCCAAGACAGGTTGCCCATATGGCCTTTGATATCCGGGCCAAACCAGTAGAGGTCCAACACCAGGGCATCCAGGGGGAAATCCTCTTCGGCAAATTTGTCCACGGTCGCGCGGACTTCGGCCTCACTGTGATAGCCAAAACGGGAGGCAAAGTTACCCAAAGCCCAGCGCGGGGGCAGAGGCTGCTTGCCGGTTGTCGACACATAGTTTTCCAGCAGCTGTGGATAAGTCTCACCGGCCACGACGATATAGGCGGTGCGTCCGGCGACGGCTTCAAACTGCAGTATATCTTCTTCGTTGGCGCCCAAATCCAGAGTACCGGTAGCGGAATTGTCGAACAGCAAAATATATTTGTTGCTGGACAGTACTGCCGGCAGCGAGAAGTACATCTGGTTGGATTCGGTGGTATAGCCGTAGTGAGCGCGGTTGTAGAGTGGCAGTCGCTGGCCGCGACGGTCCATGCCCAGTACCCGCTCGCCACCGCCCAGTAGTTTTTCCCTTGGTGACAGTGCAAAGCGGAAGCCACGCAGTGTCTCGGTGGCGAAGAAGCCGCTCTCTTCGCTCAGGATTTGCTCTTCACCGCGCAGGTACTCTATGCGGAAGGGAGACTTGTGGATGACTGCACTCAGGGAGCCTGAACGGAATAGCAGCCTGTCCTTTTCGTCCCGTAAATGTGCTTTGGGGATATTGTCCCGGCCGGAGGCAATAGCGAAGGATTGAAGTTGCTTGATTCCTTCGCGATGGTAGTGAACGGCTAGTGCTGAGGGGCCCACTGGATTAAGGGAGACCTCTCCATCGCTTAGTTTTATGGTAAGCCGGTTATTGCTCAGGTTATGGGCCTGATAGCTTCTCTGTTCGCTGGCAACAGCCAGCATACTTAAACAGAGGATGCAGGCGAGAGAGACAAGACGTAGAAGGGGCAGATTTGGGATCATCGCGCGGAACTTCAGTTGATTATTCGACAGTGAGTGGCTCAGGACCTGTGCAGACACACTGGACCCAAGCCTATGCTAAGGCACTGGTTTGTGCCCGCATCCTCCCCCTTTGGGGGGATGGAGGCCTGGGTTTGGCGTGACAGAATGGCATAATAAGCATAAATAGAGATGCGGTGATCCCTATGACTCAACCAGCTAGCGGCGCCGCCGCTGCAACCCAGCAGCCGAGTTTGCCGTTTTGGCAGGTGTGGAATGTCAGCCTCGGATTCCTGGGAGTACAGTTTGGCTTCTCCCTGCAAAATGCCAATGCCAGTCGGATTTTGTCTGACCTGGGGGCTGACCTGCACTCGTTATCATTGTTCTGGATAGTGGCGCCGTTGATGGGCTTGCTAGTCCAGCCAATTGTTGGCTCCGCATCGGATCGCACCTGGAGTCGTTTCGGCCGTCGCAATCCCTATATCCTGTTTGGTGCTATCGCTGCGGCATTGGGTATGGCATTTATGCCCAATGCCGGCCTAGTGGTAGCACTGGTGGCCCCTATCCTTTTTGGCGGCGTGATGCTGGCTCTGATGGATGCAGCCTTTAATGTCACCATGCAGCCATTTCGTGCCCTGGTGGCAGATATGGTGCCCTCCGAACAGCGCACTTTGGGTTACTCCATCCAGTCCCTGCTGATTAATATCGGCGCTATCTTTGGCTCCATGTTGCCCTTTGTCCTTACCAATGTGATTGGCCTGGAAAATACTGCCAAGGCAGGTGAAGTGGCCCCCTCGGTGATCGGGGCCTTTTATATTGGGGCTACGGTACTGCTGGGTAGTGTGCTCTGGACTGTTATACGCACTAAGGAATATCCACCAGAGCAGTACAATACTTACAAAGGCCTTGACGCAGAGCAGCTGCGACAGGAGCGGAAACAAAAAGGGACGCTTCTCCAGCGGCTGGGAGGCTTTTTTCGTTTGATGCTGAGTATGCCTCGCACGATGCGCCAGTTGGCCCTGGTGCAGTTTTTCTCCTGGTTCGCCCTGTTTATTATGTGGGTGTATACCACTCCCGCTATCACTCAACATGTTTGGGATGTGGAGGCCAAATGGTTCGACCCCGCCTATCTGGAAACCGTGAAGGAAATTCCCGCACATATTGCCGCAGCAAAGGGGGCAG
This DNA window, taken from Microbulbifer sp. GL-2, encodes the following:
- a CDS encoding TIM-barrel domain-containing protein, with the translated sequence MSAQVLSHSLSNNQLKFRAMIPNLPLLRLVSLACILCLSMLAVASEQRSYQAHNLSNNRLTIKLSDGEVSLNPVGPSALAVHYHREGIKQLQSFAIASGRDNIPKAHLRDEKDRLLFRSGSLSAVIHKSPFRIEYLRGEEQILSEESGFFATETLRGFRFALSPREKLLGGGERVLGMDRRGQRLPLYNRAHYGYTTESNQMYFSLPAVLSSNKYILLFDNSATGTLDLGANEEDILQFEAVAGRTAYIVVAGETYPQLLENYVSTTGKQPLPPRWALGNFASRFGYHSEAEVRATVDKFAEEDFPLDALVLDLYWFGPDIKGHMGNLSWDKEAFPKPEKMMADLKERGINTILVTEPFVLSTSERWQEAVANNALAKNLAGEPKRFDFYFGNTGLIDVFSEDGRDWFWNIYDNLLEQGVSGWWGDLGEPEVHPADTVHAIGMADEVHNTFGHAWAQLLYERQTAKYPERRPFIMMRAGFAGSQRYGMIPWTGDVAREWGGLQPQVELALSMGLLGFGYTHSDLGGFAGGEKFDRELYIRWLQYGVFQPVYRPHAQEHIASEPVFHDRRTRNILREYVKLRYRLMPYNYTLAFENSQTGIPLMRPLFFENESDLSLLDYKDAYLWGQDFLVAPVVEADVDEVAVKLPGGTWFDYWSDKQYTGDQAQIKVDLKTIPVLVRAGAIIPTIGDIQTSRDYSSKKLTLDYYAHESAPNSQRYIYEDDGATAQAFEKGHYEKLHFSAGRNKQGLTFVLKREGEGYTGVPESRTVTLKIHNWQQVPAQLRISGESLPIFDSEKDFNRASHGAWYHKRNQQLWVKFDWHKDRLDLILTNP
- a CDS encoding MFS transporter gives rise to the protein MTQPASGAAAATQQPSLPFWQVWNVSLGFLGVQFGFSLQNANASRILSDLGADLHSLSLFWIVAPLMGLLVQPIVGSASDRTWSRFGRRNPYILFGAIAAALGMAFMPNAGLVVALVAPILFGGVMLALMDAAFNVTMQPFRALVADMVPSEQRTLGYSIQSLLINIGAIFGSMLPFVLTNVIGLENTAKAGEVAPSVIGAFYIGATVLLGSVLWTVIRTKEYPPEQYNTYKGLDAEQLRQERKQKGTLLQRLGGFFRLMLSMPRTMRQLALVQFFSWFALFIMWVYTTPAITQHVWDVEAKWFDPAYLETVKEIPAHIAAAKGAAGDWVGIIFAAYSLFAALFSIVLARVATVLGRKLTYSLSLALGGLGYIGFLLFQGGEPTQVNLLITQVSVPSGALGLLLPMIGIGIAWAAILAMPYAILSDSLPADKTGVYMGIFNFTIAAPQIVSALLAGLILKSVFDNQAIYVIVLAGVSMLLGAVSVFFVRETEESEPVVRAGTTT